In one Maniola jurtina chromosome 13, ilManJurt1.1, whole genome shotgun sequence genomic region, the following are encoded:
- the LOC123871187 gene encoding uncharacterized protein LOC123871187: MRDMKLCCVPHCTHTGPNNLHCLPMSGLKWKQWLKICPFLLNYSLRELVYMRICEKHFIREHIDYEKGRLRRDAIPLLHLTPHKPNNEANSVVIKPVQANEPVIFKVVSTTRQTGNTFIKCSSVENTKGKQEVKYLVCLKVQDTHGLPVDHNMYCLPSQADERPACLSSPRVMCLTRNKELLSSDRDLCAEPNQHNAESLSPKVECNMETESVAEETVTISDAQPWRFIVEEAKQSAASRGAVSVASQTVAGTQLPSQLGEHSLDFMSTNTKHSLIEDPKTEPVELLDSQLITLDNFQDNVFVLPDNIVVDKSTHSDRHKQSAVYVSPNVLNLLTSKSPLEKETIKSINIMFSTLKEQNNVPFNHNNPKLNIQPSVMKPTASGVQPAQKRTLETLVEELRESITAEETSELQASPAMAANSPARLLNPMSATAPCPLMQNLPAITQHPLTSNITEKRFCHTKENSSEKEQMLYRELKKLKRQLIQADRKNKLLKSRFKKLQETAKPYLKRYKRLTPKAKALIDTQLRLAGLKSKGARYTEEEKLFALKLHQISPDCYKFLQQYLILPNKKTMQSMPEFPKIA; this comes from the coding sequence ATGCGCGACATGAAATTATGTTGTGTTCCGCACTGTACGCACACGGGACCAAATAATCTTCACTGTTTACCTATGAGCGGATTGAAATGGAAACAATGGTTAAAAATATGTCCCTTTCTTTTGAATTATTCCTTACGGGAACTAGTGTATATGAGAATATGCGAAAAGCATTTTATACGCGAGCACATTGATTATGAAAAAGGCAGATTAAGAAGGGATGCAATCCCTTTATTACATTTAACACCCCATAAACCAAACAACGAGGCAAATAGTGTAGTAATAAAACCTGTACAAGCCAATGAGCCCGTCATCTTTAAGGTAGTATCCACTACGAGACAAACAGGAAACACCTTTATTAAATGTTCGTCTGTAGAAAATACAAAAGGCAAACAGGAGGTGAAGTATCTAGTTTGCCTCAAGGTTCAGGACACACATGGTCTTCCGGTGGATCACAACATGTATTGTTTGCCATCCCAGGCAGACGAGAGACCGGCGTGTCTCTCTTCCCCGCGTGTCATGTGTCTGACGCGTAACAAAGAGCTGTTGTCTAGCGACCGCGACCTATGTGCGGAGCCTAATCAGCACAATGCCGAGTCTTTGTCACCAAAAGTGGAATGCAATATGGAAACTGAGTCAGTTGCTGAAGAAACAGTGACTATTTCTGATGCTCAGCCATGGAGGTTCATTGTGGAAGAGGCCAAGCAGAGTGCTGCATCCAGGGGTGCTGTGAGTGTTGCTTCACAGACAGTTGCAGGCACACAATTGCCCTCCCAACTCGGTGAACATAGTCTTGACTTTATGTCTACAAATACTAAGCACTCACTGATTGAGGACCCGAAAACAGAACCTGTGGAATTGCTAGATTCTCAATTGATCACTCTGGATAACTTTCAGGATAATGTGTTTGTTCTGCCAGATAACATAGTTGTTGATAAGAGTACACATTCAGACAGACATAAGCAGTCTGCTGTTTATGTGAGTCCAAATGTTTTAAATCTGTTGACAAGCAAGTCACCTCTTGAGAAAGAGACTATAAAATcgattaatattatgttttcaaCTTTGAAAGAACAGAATAATGTGCCATTTAATCATAATAACCCCAAACTTAATATACAACCGTCAGTCATGAAGCCCACTGCAAGTGGAGTACAGCCAGCTCAAAAAAGGACTCTGGAGACTTTAGTTGAAGAGTTGAGAGAGTCAATCACAGCAGAGGAGACATCAGAGTTACAAGCCTCCCCAGCCATGGCAGCCAACTCGCCAGCCCGGCTGCTGAATCCCATGTCTGCTACTGCACCCTGCCCTCTAATGCAGAACCTTCCAGCCATTACACAACACCCTTTAACCTCTAATATCACGGAGAAAAGATTTTGTCACACCAAAGAGAACAGTTCTGAAAAAGAACAAATGTTATACAGAGagcttaaaaagttaaaacgtCAGCTGATACAAGCagacagaaaaaataaattattaaaatcaagatttaaaaaattgcaGGAGACAGCAAAACCATATCTCAAAAGATATAAACGATTAACTCCCAAAGCAAAAGCATTGATAGACACACAACTGAGGCTAGCTGGCTTAAAATCAAAAGGAGCCAGATACACTGAAGAAGAGAAACTCTTTGCACTCAAGCTACATCAAATCAGTCctgattgttataaatttttgcaacaatatttaatattacctaataagaaaactatgcAGTCTATGCCAGAGTTTCCAAAGATTGCCTGA
- the LOC123871186 gene encoding uncharacterized protein LOC123871186 isoform X2 codes for MRSCSVPGCDSRTALHSVPYTNKVRWKHWLKLCPFFFKYGFRQLEYVKICRKHFIPEHVDHVKERLKKDAFPLLHLPGLETNTTINKESKVLEINPIESNELVNFKVVAPTSLYAETDTTLKCPSTEGIGEKRRVTDLVYLKAEDTQDNEHSLKENDSQYITLDDDGFQDNEYVLPSATVANQSAHTDSQEQSTINCPSLLSRSHLEKNLYPNNHSILSYDHVHTKSSPTKKVTPAEPNKQSDVCIHSTVTETTASALGPLQRKPAQTRTLESLVTELKELFTAEEMAEFQPSSAVLAADTPASVSKPMFDTAPCPPTQGPLVKQHLPLASNTEIKRVRLDKENSTPNEQMLRKQNNILKAKLKAVNLRCKRLQSKLDGILAIAKPYLKAYPNLTRQTKALIDTQVRLAGVKCKASRYTEEDKLFALRLHQISPDCYRFLQQYLKLPTKSTMKAIVKNA; via the exons ATGAGGTCTTGTAGTGTACCCGGTTGCGACAGTCGAACAGCACTCCACAGTGTTCCTTATACGAACAAAGTAAGATGGAAGCACTGGCTGAAACTAtgcccatttttttttaaatatggttTTCGACAACTAGAGTATGTGAAGATATGCAGGaaacattttatcccagaacaTGTTGATCATGTAAAAGAAAGATTAAAAAAAGACGCATTCCCTTTATTACATTTGCCAGGCCTTGAAACAAACACGACAATAAACAAAGAGAGTAAAGTGTTGGAAATAAATCCTATAGAATCTAATGAGCTGGTAAACTTTAAGGTTGTGGCCCCTACTAGCTTATATGCAGAAACAGATACCACCTTGAAGTGTCCATCTACAGAGGGTATAGGAGAAAAACGTCGAGTGACAGACCTAGTTTATCTTAAAGCGGAGGATACACAAG ATAATGAACACTCCTTGAAAGAAAATGATTCTCAGTATATCACTCTGGACGACGATGGCTTTCAGGATAATGAGTATGTTTTGCCAAGTGCCACAGTTGCTAATCAGTCTGCACACACAGACAGCCAAGAGCAATCTACTATTAACTGTCCAAGTTTGTTATCAAGGTCACATCTTGAGAAAAATTTATATCCCAATAATCACAGTATTCTATCATATGATCATGTTCATACTAAATCTTCACCAACAAAAAAAGTCACTCCTGCTGAGCCTAATAAGCAATCAGATGTTTGTATCCATTCTACAGTTACTGAGACCACTGCAAGTGCATTAGGGCCATTGCAAAGGAAACCAGCTCAAACACGAACTCTGGAGTCTTTAGTTACTGAGTTAAAAGAGTTGTTTACTGCAGAGGAAATGGCAGAATTCCAACCTTCATCAGCTGTGTTGGCAGCTGACACACCAGCCTCTGTGTCGAAACCCATGTTTGATACTGCACCTTGCCCTCCAACGCAGGGCCCTCTAGTCAAACAGCATCTGCCTTTAGCATCTAACACAGAAATAAAAAGAGTACGTTTAGACAAAGAGAACAGTACTCCCAATGAACAAATGTTACGAAAGCAGAATAATATACTAAAAGCTAAGCTAAAGGCAGTAAATTTAAGATGTAAACGCTTACAATCAAAATTAGATGGGATACTGGCTATAGCAAAACCATATCTTAAAGCATATCCAAATCTAACTCGTCAAACCAAAGCTTTGATAGATACACAAGTAAGATTAGCAGGAGTAAAATGCAAGGCTTCTAGATACACTGAAGAAGATAAACTCTTTGCACTCAGGCTACATCAGATCAGTCCTGATTGTTACAGATTTTTGCAACAATATTTAAAACTACCTACTAAGAGCACAATGAAAGCTATTGTAAAGAATGCCTGA
- the LOC123871186 gene encoding uncharacterized protein LOC123871186 isoform X1 — protein sequence MRSCSVPGCDSRTALHSVPYTNKVRWKHWLKLCPFFFKYGFRQLEYVKICRKHFIPEHVDHVKERLKKDAFPLLHLPGLETNTTINKESKVLEINPIESNELVNFKVVAPTSLYAETDTTLKCPSTEGIGEKRRVTDLVYLKAEDTQGLPVDHNMYCLPSQAEKPACLSSPYVTYQTSSELLSDCSVQSIKAKQGPAATVDHNIYCGAPLPDSTVSCTPKHNQYTVEPCSSNVEYNIKHKQIIQKTVNTHLWVHSIGKGTQAAASNGALNVAVQTDFTATAEHLSTPHSGQVFSFPNSHIADNEHSLKENDSQYITLDDDGFQDNEYVLPSATVANQSAHTDSQEQSTINCPSLLSRSHLEKNLYPNNHSILSYDHVHTKSSPTKKVTPAEPNKQSDVCIHSTVTETTASALGPLQRKPAQTRTLESLVTELKELFTAEEMAEFQPSSAVLAADTPASVSKPMFDTAPCPPTQGPLVKQHLPLASNTEIKRVRLDKENSTPNEQMLRKQNNILKAKLKAVNLRCKRLQSKLDGILAIAKPYLKAYPNLTRQTKALIDTQVRLAGVKCKASRYTEEDKLFALRLHQISPDCYRFLQQYLKLPTKSTMKAIVKNA from the coding sequence ATGAGGTCTTGTAGTGTACCCGGTTGCGACAGTCGAACAGCACTCCACAGTGTTCCTTATACGAACAAAGTAAGATGGAAGCACTGGCTGAAACTAtgcccatttttttttaaatatggttTTCGACAACTAGAGTATGTGAAGATATGCAGGaaacattttatcccagaacaTGTTGATCATGTAAAAGAAAGATTAAAAAAAGACGCATTCCCTTTATTACATTTGCCAGGCCTTGAAACAAACACGACAATAAACAAAGAGAGTAAAGTGTTGGAAATAAATCCTATAGAATCTAATGAGCTGGTAAACTTTAAGGTTGTGGCCCCTACTAGCTTATATGCAGAAACAGATACCACCTTGAAGTGTCCATCTACAGAGGGTATAGGAGAAAAACGTCGAGTGACAGACCTAGTTTATCTTAAAGCGGAGGATACACAAGGTTTGCCGGTTGATCACAACATGTATTGTTTGCCTTCCCAAGCAGAGAAGCCAGCGTGTCTGTCTTCCCCATATGTCACATATCAGACTAGTAGCGAGCTGTTGAGTGACTGCTCTGTCCAAAGCATTAAGGCAAAACAAGGGCCTGCTGCGACTGTGGATCACAACATTTACTGTGGAGCTCCACTGCCAGACAGTACTGTCAGCTGCACACCTAAGCATAATCAGTACACTGTGGAACCTTGTTCATCCAAtgttgaatataatataaaacataagCAGATTATTCAAAAAACAGTTAATACTCATTTATGGGTTCACAGTATAGGAAAGGGAACACAGGCTGCAGCATCCAATGGTGCTTTGAATGTGGCTGTACAGACAGACTTCACTGCAACAGCTGAACACTTGTCCACTCCACACAGTGGACAAGTGTTCAGCTTTCCCAATTCTCACATTGCAGATAATGAACACTCCTTGAAAGAAAATGATTCTCAGTATATCACTCTGGACGACGATGGCTTTCAGGATAATGAGTATGTTTTGCCAAGTGCCACAGTTGCTAATCAGTCTGCACACACAGACAGCCAAGAGCAATCTACTATTAACTGTCCAAGTTTGTTATCAAGGTCACATCTTGAGAAAAATTTATATCCCAATAATCACAGTATTCTATCATATGATCATGTTCATACTAAATCTTCACCAACAAAAAAAGTCACTCCTGCTGAGCCTAATAAGCAATCAGATGTTTGTATCCATTCTACAGTTACTGAGACCACTGCAAGTGCATTAGGGCCATTGCAAAGGAAACCAGCTCAAACACGAACTCTGGAGTCTTTAGTTACTGAGTTAAAAGAGTTGTTTACTGCAGAGGAAATGGCAGAATTCCAACCTTCATCAGCTGTGTTGGCAGCTGACACACCAGCCTCTGTGTCGAAACCCATGTTTGATACTGCACCTTGCCCTCCAACGCAGGGCCCTCTAGTCAAACAGCATCTGCCTTTAGCATCTAACACAGAAATAAAAAGAGTACGTTTAGACAAAGAGAACAGTACTCCCAATGAACAAATGTTACGAAAGCAGAATAATATACTAAAAGCTAAGCTAAAGGCAGTAAATTTAAGATGTAAACGCTTACAATCAAAATTAGATGGGATACTGGCTATAGCAAAACCATATCTTAAAGCATATCCAAATCTAACTCGTCAAACCAAAGCTTTGATAGATACACAAGTAAGATTAGCAGGAGTAAAATGCAAGGCTTCTAGATACACTGAAGAAGATAAACTCTTTGCACTCAGGCTACATCAGATCAGTCCTGATTGTTACAGATTTTTGCAACAATATTTAAAACTACCTACTAAGAGCACAATGAAAGCTATTGTAAAGAATGCCTGA
- the LOC123871184 gene encoding uncharacterized protein LOC123871184 isoform X1: MFRNQLNCFYTQIAIVILIIKTCISEPQTPYLALFSPRDTEYTDVLVRRVHDNLTLVCEVRGDPAPRVFVWNYVGDNGTDGTRFLTTEPSGTPVGSRLEITDLQLADSGHYICSAPPFSSTKYVLVQPKGPHHCARGAFWCGARCVLPAYVCDGRKDCVHAEDEAPPLCAPAPCARGDKLNCSSGRCIPEAACCRPGAALCRQPACCDEHSRYSTLEGYVEVEYPPLFEDRHAPDEYGFIQSTIYTVTACALIFMIAVVLLVSALCKMHMKRAALRGYASAHRDTAHHYAARYPPRYEAARLLDPGVSSSPVRNAHNTSELPSPDTPSTVASEAPEAPPYGGGFGLARLSSIFCSRYRQVPTQCCDVEMTAVRAASLSASPQRAPLDYRSPACCDGDLYYTDPDLSPRDLNYMATPVEFFRRRTFRRNTIDRVMDQLSQVQRPLTLQLGRFHLSIPRFRREEPRPDTPNVAEINIDDLDFVRVAADDTYTLNGRTIRLLGAELENYPVLDNRPPPYNEAMRHKYGPPPEYLSREGINNNETESEARTNVEMPPCYEDLASGVDSNANIANITINVIDTTDNNVSDIANGNVSDNVTDGNVAGYNVTVNSIAGTNVTFNSISSNATENLIANGNASVTSNNNDTTVNDNDLFVSNDNVPETISSVIDNLPAIDSDVNANETLYSGSTAITT; the protein is encoded by the exons atgtttagaaATCAATTGAATTGTTTTTATACGCAAATTGCCattgttatattaattataaaaacat GCATTAGTGAGCCACAAACGCCATATCTAGCACTGTTCAGTCCGAGAGACACGGAGTACACGGACGTGCTGGTGCGCCGCGTGCACGACAACCTGACGCTGGTGTGCGAAGTGCGCGGTGACCCGGCGCCCAGGGTGTTTGTGTGGAACTATGTCGGCGACAACGGCACTGACGGGACCAG GTTCCTGACAACAGAGCCGTCTGGCACACCCGTGGGCAGCCGGCTGGAGATCACAGACCTGCAGCTGGCGGACAGCGGCCACTACATCTGCTCCGCGCCGCCCTTCAGCAGCACCAAGTATGTGCTGGTGCAGCCTAAAG GGCCACACCACTGCGCGCGGGGCGCGTTCTGGTGCGGCGCGCGCTGCGTGCTGCCCGCCTACGTGTGCGACGGCCGCAAGGACTGCGTGCACGCCGAGGACGAGGCGCCGCCGCTCTGCGCGCCCGCACCCTGCGCGC GTGGGGACAAGCTGAACTGCTCGTCGGGGCGCTGCATCCCCGAGGCGGCGTGCTGCCGGCCCGGCGCCGCGCTGTGTCGCCAGCCGGCGTGCTGCGACGAGCACTCGCGGTACTCCACGCTCGAAG GTTACGTGGAGGTGGAGTACCCGCCGCTGTTCGAGGACCGGCATGCGCCAGACGAATATGGCTTCATCCAGTCCACCATATACACTGTCACTG CGTGCGCGCTGATCTTCATGATAGCGGTGGTGCTGCTGGTGTCCGCTCTGTGCAAGATGCACATGAAGCGCGCCGCGCTGCGCGGCTACGCCTCCGCGCACCGCGACACTGCGCATCACTACGCC GCTCGCTACCCGCCCCGATACGAAGCTGCGAGGCTTCTGGACCCGGGAGTCTCGTCCAGTCCCGTCAGGAATGCGCACAACACTTCG GAGCTTCCCAGTCCAGACACGCCGTCGACGGTGGCGAGCGAGGCGCCCGAGGCCCCTCCGTACGGCGGGGGCTTCGGTCTCGCCAGGCTGTCCTCCATATTCTGCTCCCGGTATCGACAG GTGCCGACCCAGTGCTGCGACGTGGAGATGACGGCCGTGCGCGCGGCGTCGCTGAGCGCGTCGCCGCAGCGCGCGCCGCTCGACTACCGCTCGCCCGCCTGCTGCGACGGCGACCTGTACTACACCGACCCCGACCTCTCGCCCCGAGACCTCAACTACATGGCCACGCCCGTCGAGTTCTTCCGGCGACGCACCTTCCGCAGGAACACCATAG ATAGGGTGATGGACCAGCTCAGTCAGGTGCAGCGGCCGCTAACGCTGCAGCTGGGCAGGTTCCACCTCAGCATCCCGCGCTTCCGGCGCGAGGAGCCGCGCCCCGACACGCCCAACGTCGCCGAGATCAACATCGACGACCTGGACTTCGTGCGAGTGGCGGCCGACGACACCTACACCCTCAACGGCAGGACGATAAGACTGCTGGGCGCGGAGTTGGAGAACTACCCCGTGCTGGACAACCGACCACCCCCCTACAACGAGGCCATGAGGCACAAGTACGGCCCGCCCCCCGAGTACCTCAGCAGGGAAGGCATAAACAACAACGAGACCGAGTCCGAAGCTCGGACTAACGTGGAAATGCCTCCATGCTACGAGGACCTAGCGTCCGGTGTGGATTCTAACGCCAATATCGCCAATATCACCATCAACGTTATCGATACCACCGATAATAACGTTAGCGATATCGCAAACGGTAACGTTAGCGATAACGTTACAGACGGTAACGTCGCCGGTTATAATGTCACGGTTAACTCCATTGCGGGGACTAACGTTACTTTTAATAGTATAAGCAGTAATGCTACAGAAAATCTTATCGCAAACGGTAACGCTTCGGTTACATCAAATAATAACGATACTACCGTTAACGATAACGATTTGTTTGTCAGTAACGATAACGTACCTGAAACGATAAGTTCCGTTATCGATAACTTGCCAGCCATCGATAGTGATGTGAACGCGAACGAAACGTTATACAGCGGTAGTACAGCAATCACTACATAG
- the LOC123871184 gene encoding uncharacterized protein LOC123871184 isoform X2, which translates to MFRNQLNCFYTQIAIVILIIKTCISEPQTPYLALFSPRDTEYTDVLVRRVHDNLTLVCEVRGDPAPRVFVWNYVGDNGTDGTRFLTTEPSGTPVGSRLEITDLQLADSGHYICSAPPFSSTKYVLVQPKGPHHCARGAFWCGARCVLPAYVCDGRKDCVHAEDEAPPLCAPAPCARYVEVEYPPLFEDRHAPDEYGFIQSTIYTVTACALIFMIAVVLLVSALCKMHMKRAALRGYASAHRDTAHHYAARYPPRYEAARLLDPGVSSSPVRNAHNTSELPSPDTPSTVASEAPEAPPYGGGFGLARLSSIFCSRYRQVPTQCCDVEMTAVRAASLSASPQRAPLDYRSPACCDGDLYYTDPDLSPRDLNYMATPVEFFRRRTFRRNTIDRVMDQLSQVQRPLTLQLGRFHLSIPRFRREEPRPDTPNVAEINIDDLDFVRVAADDTYTLNGRTIRLLGAELENYPVLDNRPPPYNEAMRHKYGPPPEYLSREGINNNETESEARTNVEMPPCYEDLASGVDSNANIANITINVIDTTDNNVSDIANGNVSDNVTDGNVAGYNVTVNSIAGTNVTFNSISSNATENLIANGNASVTSNNNDTTVNDNDLFVSNDNVPETISSVIDNLPAIDSDVNANETLYSGSTAITT; encoded by the exons atgtttagaaATCAATTGAATTGTTTTTATACGCAAATTGCCattgttatattaattataaaaacat GCATTAGTGAGCCACAAACGCCATATCTAGCACTGTTCAGTCCGAGAGACACGGAGTACACGGACGTGCTGGTGCGCCGCGTGCACGACAACCTGACGCTGGTGTGCGAAGTGCGCGGTGACCCGGCGCCCAGGGTGTTTGTGTGGAACTATGTCGGCGACAACGGCACTGACGGGACCAG GTTCCTGACAACAGAGCCGTCTGGCACACCCGTGGGCAGCCGGCTGGAGATCACAGACCTGCAGCTGGCGGACAGCGGCCACTACATCTGCTCCGCGCCGCCCTTCAGCAGCACCAAGTATGTGCTGGTGCAGCCTAAAG GGCCACACCACTGCGCGCGGGGCGCGTTCTGGTGCGGCGCGCGCTGCGTGCTGCCCGCCTACGTGTGCGACGGCCGCAAGGACTGCGTGCACGCCGAGGACGAGGCGCCGCCGCTCTGCGCGCCCGCACCCTGCGCGC GTTACGTGGAGGTGGAGTACCCGCCGCTGTTCGAGGACCGGCATGCGCCAGACGAATATGGCTTCATCCAGTCCACCATATACACTGTCACTG CGTGCGCGCTGATCTTCATGATAGCGGTGGTGCTGCTGGTGTCCGCTCTGTGCAAGATGCACATGAAGCGCGCCGCGCTGCGCGGCTACGCCTCCGCGCACCGCGACACTGCGCATCACTACGCC GCTCGCTACCCGCCCCGATACGAAGCTGCGAGGCTTCTGGACCCGGGAGTCTCGTCCAGTCCCGTCAGGAATGCGCACAACACTTCG GAGCTTCCCAGTCCAGACACGCCGTCGACGGTGGCGAGCGAGGCGCCCGAGGCCCCTCCGTACGGCGGGGGCTTCGGTCTCGCCAGGCTGTCCTCCATATTCTGCTCCCGGTATCGACAG GTGCCGACCCAGTGCTGCGACGTGGAGATGACGGCCGTGCGCGCGGCGTCGCTGAGCGCGTCGCCGCAGCGCGCGCCGCTCGACTACCGCTCGCCCGCCTGCTGCGACGGCGACCTGTACTACACCGACCCCGACCTCTCGCCCCGAGACCTCAACTACATGGCCACGCCCGTCGAGTTCTTCCGGCGACGCACCTTCCGCAGGAACACCATAG ATAGGGTGATGGACCAGCTCAGTCAGGTGCAGCGGCCGCTAACGCTGCAGCTGGGCAGGTTCCACCTCAGCATCCCGCGCTTCCGGCGCGAGGAGCCGCGCCCCGACACGCCCAACGTCGCCGAGATCAACATCGACGACCTGGACTTCGTGCGAGTGGCGGCCGACGACACCTACACCCTCAACGGCAGGACGATAAGACTGCTGGGCGCGGAGTTGGAGAACTACCCCGTGCTGGACAACCGACCACCCCCCTACAACGAGGCCATGAGGCACAAGTACGGCCCGCCCCCCGAGTACCTCAGCAGGGAAGGCATAAACAACAACGAGACCGAGTCCGAAGCTCGGACTAACGTGGAAATGCCTCCATGCTACGAGGACCTAGCGTCCGGTGTGGATTCTAACGCCAATATCGCCAATATCACCATCAACGTTATCGATACCACCGATAATAACGTTAGCGATATCGCAAACGGTAACGTTAGCGATAACGTTACAGACGGTAACGTCGCCGGTTATAATGTCACGGTTAACTCCATTGCGGGGACTAACGTTACTTTTAATAGTATAAGCAGTAATGCTACAGAAAATCTTATCGCAAACGGTAACGCTTCGGTTACATCAAATAATAACGATACTACCGTTAACGATAACGATTTGTTTGTCAGTAACGATAACGTACCTGAAACGATAAGTTCCGTTATCGATAACTTGCCAGCCATCGATAGTGATGTGAACGCGAACGAAACGTTATACAGCGGTAGTACAGCAATCACTACATAG